ATAATCATACCCCGTCCAGCGAAACTCACCAGCTACATAAGCTAAGCTGTCTGTTCTTCTCCAGGAATCCCTGGCACTGATGCGAACACTAGAATTGTCGTAAGACGAGCTATAATATTTGTTAGTATAATCTGCAAATACTTCCGATTCAGTCAGGTTTGGAACGTGTATGCCTTGCTGCGGCGAGCGCATGTCGGTTTGGGTTTGATAATAACCTCTGGTCTGAAATGAGTGAGGGATCTCGGTAGCGATAAATTTTCTATTTGGATATACTGCTTTATCCTTTTCATAGAAAACAGACCCTCCCCCGCCATTGTAACCAGTCACGTCCAAAAGAGAAGAAAAACCAGTATCATTGGCGAGATGTATAAAGCAACATCCGGCTGTGACTGGACGCGTCGGATCCAATCGGTGCACTGTTTCCATGAGAGGCTTCAGTCGCTCCGGCCCTTCCGGATAGCACTGGTCTGGAATTTCGTTACCAACACTCCACATAAAAATACTTGGGTGATTGCGATCACGCACGATTATATCCGTCAAATCCCGCTGAGACCACTCCTCAAAGTGCTCGTGATAGCCGTGAGTCACTTTCCCTCGATCTTTGTAATCTTCCCATGGCCATGAGGCAATCCATTCATCAAATATCTCGTCCATGACCAGAAAGCCCATCGTATCTGCCATGTGATAAAACTCAGGTGAAAAAGGATTATGTGCGGTACGGATGGCATTGCAGCCCATGTCCTTCAAAATCTTCAATCTTCTATAAAGAACGTCATCAGGAACGGCAGCACCCACAGGACCACCATCGTGGTGGTTGTTTACACCCTTTACTTTTATATTTTCACCATTGAGCCAAAATCCGGTTTCAATCTCGAAACGAATATCGCGTACTCCAAATGGCGTTTCATACTCATCGATCACTTCTCCATTGGATACAAGTTTAGTTAGGAGCAAATACATATTAGGATCGTCAAATGACCAACATGCCGGATTGGAGATTGTCATTTTCTGGTTGAGCGTAGATTGTCCGTTCGCATCTATGCTTTGATCATTTTGAATCTCAGCCACTTGCTCTCCTGCTCTATTCTGGATGATTGAAACGACTTGTATGTCCGCTTTATCGCCCGTTGTATTTTCTACGACAGTCTCAATTTTGATGGTAGCACTTTTGTTAGAAATGTCTTCGGCTACTATGTATGTGCCATTTTGCGCCACAGCAATCTTGTTTTTTACATTAAGCCATACATTCCGATAGATTCCAGCTCCGGTGTACCACCTGCTATTCGGTTGGGCAGAGTTGTCTGCTTTGACCAGCAAAACGTTTTCTCCAACGATTAAATAAAGTGTTAAATCATAGGTGAAACCAACATATCCGTTGGGTCTGGTTCCTAGTGATTGTCCATTGATCCAAACCTCACTGTTGCTCATGATCCCATCAAAGGTGACAGACACATTCTTTCCATCCCAGGATGAATCGTACGAAAAGGATTTGCGATAGTAGCCAATGCCTCCAGGATAAAAGCCTCCCTGACTTCCCGAAGGATTTTCCTGTTTTATTTCGCCTGCTATGCTCCAGTCATGAGGAATTTTTACTTCAGACCAATTCCTATCATCAAGCCCCCCATTTCCAACACCTTCTTTTGCTTCAAGCGTAAACTCCCAACCCGCGTTAAAGCTAACTTTTCGGTCAGATTCGAATCTTTTAAAATCTGTTTTACAGCCACAAACTAAAAGTACCGCCATTAGTACTATCAATAATCTAATCATATCAAAGTCTCAAAATAAATTTTGGAATAATTATCGCCATTTCATAGTAGCACCACTCCCTTTGATTAAAGGGTATAAATACTCTAGCAATTTGACATCTTCAATTAGAAAAAAAATCCATATTTAATGCCATTCAGGCCATATTTCACAACTATATGAATTAACAGTCTACATATGGGCACCAGCTTCCGGATTAATTTCCTAGATACAGAATATAAACCTTCCATAACTGATTGATTTGCTCCCTACCCTTCGAAGGGTAGAGAGCAAGATCTGATTATTCAACAATCAATTTCTGCTGGTACATAAGACCTTGATTATCGATGGCCTTGAT
This is a stretch of genomic DNA from Reichenbachiella ulvae. It encodes these proteins:
- a CDS encoding glycoside hydrolase family 2 TIM barrel-domain containing protein translates to MAVLLVCGCKTDFKRFESDRKVSFNAGWEFTLEAKEGVGNGGLDDRNWSEVKIPHDWSIAGEIKQENPSGSQGGFYPGGIGYYRKSFSYDSSWDGKNVSVTFDGIMSNSEVWINGQSLGTRPNGYVGFTYDLTLYLIVGENVLLVKADNSAQPNSRWYTGAGIYRNVWLNVKNKIAVAQNGTYIVAEDISNKSATIKIETVVENTTGDKADIQVVSIIQNRAGEQVAEIQNDQSIDANGQSTLNQKMTISNPACWSFDDPNMYLLLTKLVSNGEVIDEYETPFGVRDIRFEIETGFWLNGENIKVKGVNNHHDGGPVGAAVPDDVLYRRLKILKDMGCNAIRTAHNPFSPEFYHMADTMGFLVMDEIFDEWIASWPWEDYKDRGKVTHGYHEHFEEWSQRDLTDIIVRDRNHPSIFMWSVGNEIPDQCYPEGPERLKPLMETVHRLDPTRPVTAGCCFIHLANDTGFSSLLDVTGYNGGGGSVFYEKDKAVYPNRKFIATEIPHSFQTRGYYQTQTDMRSPQQGIHVPNLTESEVFADYTNKYYSSSYDNSSVRISARDSWRRTDSLAYVAGEFRWTGYDYLGEAIKGWPARFFNFGIIDLCGFPKDHYYYYQSQWTDEPMVHILPHWTWPGLEGKVIPVWTYSNADEVELYLNGKSLGAKSNKGQQNLTWDVTYQPGELRAIARTNGKVVSEKVMKTAGAPASVEVIADKNAFKADGLSCVHLEVNILDGDGNFVPNAGNQLKFEISGPVENIGLDNGDPLDLNSTKLNERKVFNGKALMILQSTGQPGEVLVKVSSQGLASASIKLKSL